GGTTCCGCGCGTGGCGGCCGTATTCCGTGTGCCCCTGTCCGAGCGGGATCGCCACCGTGTCGGGGCGGATGCCGCGGTACACGTAGACCGGCGCCTCGATGGCGCCCTGGTCGGATTCGACGCGGACGACATCGCCGCGGTCGACGCCGAGCGACTCGGCCATGTCGGGGTGCATCTCGACCCAGGAGTTCCACACGACCTTCGAGATCGCGTCGGGCTGCTCCTGCATCCAGGAGCGGTTTGCGCCCCGGCCGTCGTAGAACTGGGCCGTCGGATACACGACAAGTTGCGTGCCGGCGGGCGCCTGCGGGAGCGCGAAGCCGCTGCCGTCGCCCCCCGCGGGCGCATCGTCCGCACCGGCCCCCGCGTCGCCGTCGCCCGCCCATGCCGCCGCCGAGGCGCCGCCGCGCCGGAGCGCATCGAGCCAGGCGGCGTGGCCGCCGAGCCGCTCGGTCCAGGTGTTCCGCAGCACGGTCGCGTAGTCCGTCCCGCTGAACGCGCCGCCCTGTCCCGCCGCGTTGGTGACGTCCAGCAGCAGGTCTTCGCGCTGGCGCGTGTCGAACACCGGGTGCATGAGCGGCTGTCCGAGCGCCATCGCGCCGCCCGCCAGTTCGGCGTCGCACCACGACTCGAGCGCGTGGTGGCACGGGAGCACCCAGCCGCAGGCCGAGGCCGTCTCGTCGAGGTGCGGCGTGACCGCGACCGTGTTCGCCACGTTGGCCAGCGCATCCGCGAACCCCGCGGCGGCCGGGAGCGCGTAGGCGGGATTGCACCCGGACACGATGAGCGTCCGTACCTGGCCGGCCCGCATGCGCCCGATCAGGGCCTGCATGTCCGCGAAGCTCGCCGTCGTCCCCTCGGGTGCGCCGCCTCCCGGGAAGACCGAGCGACCCGTCGCGCCGAGGAGCTCGTTGAGCGCCGCCACCGCCTGCTGCGCCTGCCGGGCATCGGCTCCCTGCGACTCGATCCCCGGCGGAATCGCGACCGCGTTCTCCGCGGCGGCAAGCTCCTCTCCCAGCGCGCGGATCGCGTCCGCCGAGACGCCCGCGATTTCGGCGGCCGATTCCGGCGACACATTGGGCAGTCCGGCGGGAAGCTCGGCGCCGCGTGAGGCGGCCACGACGCCGGCGACCGCGAGCGCTACGGTGCCCTCGGTGCCTGCGCGCGCTTCGACCCACTCATCCGCGTTCGCGCCGGTGAGCGAAAGGCGCGGCCCGACGAAGGTGAACTTCGCGTGGTGGTGGGCGTCGATGTCCCGCGCAGCCGCGAAACCTGCGGAAATCTGCGTCGGTGCGAGCCAGGTGCCGAGGAAGTCGGCCCCGAAGCAGGCGATTCGGTCCGCCGAGGAGAGATCGAAGCGCGGCATGCCCGCGCCGCCGCTCACGTCCGCGGTCCCCGTCGCCAGCGCGTCGTTCGAGAACGGCTCCCAGGCGATGTGCTCGACTCCCATCACCCGAGCCCAGTCTGCGATGAAGCGGCCCGTCGTCCCCGTGACCCGGCCCGTCAGGAGCACCGCGCCGCCGACGCGCACCGCATTCGTGAGCGCGGCCGTCGCATCTTCCCAGTTCGCGTACTGGAAGGGAGGCGCCCCATCCTCCGTCGACGGATTCTGCTGGAGCGGCTGACTCACGCGATCCGGATCGTAGAGATCCTGCAGCGTCGAGTGCGTGAGCGACGAAAGGCCGCTCGTCCCGCCCCCGAACCGGTCGTTGGGGCTCAGGCCGAGGACGCGGCCGTCGCGCACCTGCGCATGGACGGCGACCGGTTCCGGCCCCGCATCCGCCAGCACGGTCGCGTAGGTCTCGGAAACGCCCGGCGTGATCCCCTCTTCCTCGACGAGGCTGGGGATGAGCTTGTCCCCGAAGTTCGGCGGCCCGCACGCCGCCAGCGTCGCGGCTCCGGCCCCGGAAGTTCCCAGCACCTTCAGGAAGCGGCGGCGGGAAGTCCCCGTTCCGTTCGCCGCCGCGCCGTTCAGGGCCTCCGGCTCCGGCGTGGCGGCGCCCGAACCCGTCCCCCCGCAGCCGCAGCCGCCGCAGCCGTCGCTGCTCCCGTTCAGTAGTGACATGCCGCGCAATCCGTGGGAGCCCGGGTCCGGCCGTAGTCCGTGTTGATGTCCCTCGGGTAGAACCCCTCGGGCTGACGAGGCGCCGGCGCCCGCGGCGGCGGGTTGTCCCGCGCCAGCGTGTGATCCGTCGCGACATCGCCCTCGAAGGGAGCCTGCCGGTGGCATTCGAGGCACCAGCCCATCGTGAGCGGCGCCCACTGGTAGACCCGGTCCATCTCCTCGACCGGCCCATGGCAGTCCTGGCACTCGAGGTTCCGCACGTGGGCCTTGTGGCTGAACTGCACGAACTCCGGCAGCTTGTACACCCACTCCCATTCGATCGGCTCGCCGCGCGCCTCGTACTGGCGCAGCTCCTCGACCGGCGGCAGCCCCGTGCCCGCGATGCGGTGGCACCCCATGCAGACCTCGAGCGACGGAACGACGCCCGACACCGACCGCTCCGTCCCCACATGGCAGTACATGCAGTCGATCTGGAGGTCCGTCACGTGGAAGCGGTGGTTGAACGGGATCGGCTGCTCGGGTCCGCGGCTCGCGTTCTCGTGATCGTAGATCGCGCGCCACTGCGGCGGCATCGTCGCGAGATCCTGCTCTTCGGCGAACTGCGCGGCCGCGGCCGCCGTCTCGCCCTCGCCCGCGGCCTGCGGATCCGCGCTCTCCTGGACGTGCAGGAAGGAGGACGGATCGAGGCTCGCGGCAGCGATCTCGAGTTCGCCGGTTGAAGGCCGGTACAGCGCCAGAGCGGTGGCGCCGAGGGCCGCGACGAGGACGCCCGCGGCCACGCGAGAGCTTATCTTCATCCGCCTCTCTGAGGGGGAATCGACGATGTGAGTCGCCCGGCAGCCTCCGCCGGCGGAAGCCCGGGTCGCGAACAAGGTAAAGCCCGCCCCGGTGGATGCAACCGTAGCCGGGACCCGCCGATCCGGCGCCCGCCGGAGCACCCCCCGAGGTTGACCGATTCGGCTCGTTCCTTTAGCATTGTGTCGTCCGAGCGGGCTCCCACCCGGGGTCCGCTCGTCTTGTCTTCGGGGGGGCCTTAGCTCAGATGGCTAGAGCGCTACGTTGACATCGTAGAGGTCACTGGTTCGAGTCCAGTAGGCCCCATCGAAACGCCGCTGCAGGGGGCTGTAGCTCAGTCTGGTTAGAGTGCCGGTCTGTCACACCGGAGGTCGCGGGTTCAAATCCCGTCAGCCCCGTCCCCAGAGGTACCAAGGGAGTCGAACGAGGG
The window above is part of the Candidatus Palauibacter polyketidifaciens genome. Proteins encoded here:
- a CDS encoding 4Fe-4S dicluster domain-containing protein, which gives rise to MSLLNGSSDGCGGCGCGGTGSGAATPEPEALNGAAANGTGTSRRRFLKVLGTSGAGAATLAACGPPNFGDKLIPSLVEEEGITPGVSETYATVLADAGPEPVAVHAQVRDGRVLGLSPNDRFGGGTSGLSSLTHSTLQDLYDPDRVSQPLQQNPSTEDGAPPFQYANWEDATAALTNAVRVGGAVLLTGRVTGTTGRFIADWARVMGVEHIAWEPFSNDALATGTADVSGGAGMPRFDLSSADRIACFGADFLGTWLAPTQISAGFAAARDIDAHHHAKFTFVGPRLSLTGANADEWVEARAGTEGTVALAVAGVVAASRGAELPAGLPNVSPESAAEIAGVSADAIRALGEELAAAENAVAIPPGIESQGADARQAQQAVAALNELLGATGRSVFPGGGAPEGTTASFADMQALIGRMRAGQVRTLIVSGCNPAYALPAAAGFADALANVANTVAVTPHLDETASACGWVLPCHHALESWCDAELAGGAMALGQPLMHPVFDTRQREDLLLDVTNAAGQGGAFSGTDYATVLRNTWTERLGGHAAWLDALRRGGASAAAWAGDGDAGAGADDAPAGGDGSGFALPQAPAGTQLVVYPTAQFYDGRGANRSWMQEQPDAISKVVWNSWVEMHPDMAESLGVDRGDVVRVESDQGAIEAPVYVYRGIRPDTVAIPLGQGHTEYGRHARNRGVNPLDLLAANADPGSGALAYAGTAVTVSATEETARLVVTQGSTDDLDREIVHAMNVEDALHEIEAHDIDLVEMVEAAWDSDPNSPYRWGMTIDLNACTGCGACVTSCYSENNIPTVGEEQAALRREMSWMRIHRFEEETEDGGFQTVQQPMLCQHCGDAPCEPVCPVYATYHSPEGLNVQVYNRCVGTRYCANNCPYKVRRFNWFNHDNERGREGGAFPWPLNLQLNPDITVREVGVMEKCTMCVHRINKAKIDAKDEGRMVADGEVMTACQSSCPSNAITFGNLKDPESEVSRKAKSARGYHALGELGVRPAITYLEDVTHKHMAAGGHGEPAAAGEGEEAH
- a CDS encoding cytochrome c3 family protein; amino-acid sequence: MKISSRVAAGVLVAALGATALALYRPSTGELEIAAASLDPSSFLHVQESADPQAAGEGETAAAAAQFAEEQDLATMPPQWRAIYDHENASRGPEQPIPFNHRFHVTDLQIDCMYCHVGTERSVSGVVPSLEVCMGCHRIAGTGLPPVEELRQYEARGEPIEWEWVYKLPEFVQFSHKAHVRNLECQDCHGPVEEMDRVYQWAPLTMGWCLECHRQAPFEGDVATDHTLARDNPPPRAPAPRQPEGFYPRDINTDYGRTRAPTDCAACHY